A single genomic interval of Anaerobacillus sp. CMMVII harbors:
- the tpx gene encoding thiol peroxidase → MANVTFKGNPITLLGNEVKVGDVAPNFTVLANDLTPVTLESLKGNVTVISVVPSIDTGVCDAQTRRFNEEAANLEGVNIITISVDLPFAQKRWCGAAGIDKVQTLSDHRELSFGKAFGVAIEELRLLTRSVFVLNKEGEVAYAEYVPEATDHPNYEAPILAAKALL, encoded by the coding sequence ATGGCAAATGTTACATTTAAAGGAAATCCAATTACACTATTAGGAAATGAAGTAAAGGTAGGGGACGTTGCTCCTAATTTCACAGTTTTGGCAAATGACTTAACACCAGTCACTTTAGAGAGTTTGAAGGGAAATGTAACTGTTATTAGTGTTGTTCCATCAATTGATACGGGAGTTTGTGATGCGCAAACTCGTCGTTTTAACGAAGAGGCTGCAAACCTTGAAGGGGTAAATATCATAACAATAAGTGTAGATTTACCTTTCGCTCAGAAGCGTTGGTGCGGTGCTGCTGGAATTGATAAAGTTCAAACCTTATCTGACCACCGTGAACTTTCTTTTGGAAAAGCGTTCGGGGTAGCTATTGAAGAATTACGTTTATTGACTAGATCTGTCTTTGTTTTAAATAAAGAGGGTGAGGTTGCTTATGCAGAATACGTACCAGAAGCAACAGATCATCCAAACTACGAAGCACCAATTCTCGCTGCAAAAGCTTTATTGTAG
- a CDS encoding universal stress protein — translation MEKNYSNILVAVDGSNEAKKALLKAIDVAKKEQAKIIITHVVDTRTFATVEQYDRAIVTRAEEYAKDMLSEYKQEVEKAGVAAVCVLDFGSPKVKVSKDIAKKYEVDLIITGATGLNAVERLLIGSVSEYIARTAKCDVLIVRN, via the coding sequence ATGGAAAAAAACTACTCGAATATTTTAGTTGCTGTTGACGGATCAAATGAAGCAAAAAAAGCATTATTAAAAGCTATTGATGTTGCTAAAAAAGAGCAGGCAAAAATTATTATTACACATGTTGTTGATACTAGAACATTTGCAACAGTTGAACAATATGACCGCGCTATTGTGACTAGAGCAGAAGAATACGCAAAGGACATGCTATCTGAGTATAAACAAGAGGTGGAAAAAGCCGGGGTTGCAGCTGTATGTGTATTAGATTTTGGATCACCAAAAGTAAAAGTGTCTAAAGATATAGCTAAGAAATACGAAGTGGATTTGATTATTACAGGGGCAACGGGGCTAAATGCAGTTGAACGACTCCTTATTGGTAGCGTGTCAGAATATATTGCACGAACTGCGAAATGCGATGTGTTAATTGTACGAAATTAA
- a CDS encoding class I SAM-dependent methyltransferase — MKLDENTEKIQNDRDLTYLEALIHTGEMLFQENKQSLDFDFEELTKEQIRKSLQLAILKGMKEAIQPNHVMTPDAVSLFMGYLVNKLTEKNEVIRILDPAVGSGNLLTAILNHTTKPVYSFGVEPDETLLKLAYVSANLQQHKIELFHQDSLMDILVDPVDIVVGDLPIGYYPNEEVANRYQLKSKEGMSYTHHLMIEQSLNYAKEGGFLVFLIPNFIFESDQAKQLHSFIKEHAHIYSLLQLPTSMFKEKKHEKSIFILRKKGEGIKAPSQALLAELPTFSNKQALGEMVTSINNWIELNIK; from the coding sequence ATGAAATTAGATGAGAATACTGAAAAAATTCAAAATGATCGTGATCTTACATATTTAGAAGCTCTTATACATACTGGAGAAATGTTATTTCAAGAAAATAAACAGTCTTTAGATTTTGATTTTGAGGAATTAACAAAAGAACAAATCCGTAAATCCTTGCAATTGGCGATATTAAAAGGAATGAAAGAAGCTATTCAACCGAATCATGTTATGACACCTGATGCTGTTTCCTTATTTATGGGTTATCTGGTGAATAAACTAACAGAAAAAAATGAGGTTATTCGGATATTAGACCCTGCAGTAGGTTCTGGAAATTTATTAACAGCCATTTTAAATCATACTACAAAACCAGTCTATAGCTTTGGTGTGGAACCTGATGAAACTTTACTAAAGCTTGCTTACGTTAGTGCTAATTTGCAACAGCATAAGATTGAACTTTTTCACCAAGATAGTTTAATGGATATCTTAGTTGATCCTGTGGATATAGTTGTAGGAGACTTGCCAATTGGGTATTACCCAAATGAAGAGGTAGCTAATCGTTATCAGTTAAAATCAAAAGAAGGTATGTCATACACTCATCATTTAATGATCGAACAATCATTAAATTATGCAAAGGAAGGCGGTTTTTTAGTATTTTTAATACCGAATTTCATATTTGAATCTGATCAAGCAAAGCAATTGCATAGTTTTATTAAGGAGCATGCACATATCTATTCATTACTACAATTGCCAACATCCATGTTTAAAGAGAAAAAACACGAGAAAAGTATCTTTATACTAAGGAAAAAAGGTGAAGGAATTAAAGCGCCTAGCCAGGCCTTATTAGCGGAATTACCAACATTCTCAAATAAACAAGCTTTAGGAGAAATGGTAACCAGTATAAATAATTGGATTGAACTAAATATAAAGTGA
- a CDS encoding alpha/beta fold hydrolase encodes MGYINIEGSDIYYEDSLYGEEILVCIHGFISSSICWHPLVEHLSKQFRVVAVDLPGFGQTVASRDYEFTLSNYGKTINRFVQELGFRKVHIVGHSLGGQIALQAVKQKPELYQKLFLIAASAVRKRPPWLARLFCYFPYVDEVAYRFFFQDEFVNIGISKVLAGGVGLEQEILRPYIDICKRKEVVQAVLKLGKMREDDMSKQDLNDIFQPAYLLWGREDQVVILEEGEFLHKHLKNSTLAIIEHCGHLPMEEYPTTVLHHLYSFLCPNFNNIQENN; translated from the coding sequence ATGGGCTATATTAATATTGAAGGATCGGATATCTATTATGAAGATAGCTTGTATGGTGAAGAAATCCTTGTTTGTATTCATGGATTTATCAGTTCATCCATCTGTTGGCACCCATTGGTTGAGCACTTGTCGAAACAATTTCGAGTTGTAGCAGTTGATTTACCTGGCTTTGGTCAAACTGTTGCTAGTAGAGATTATGAATTTACGTTATCTAACTATGGAAAAACAATCAATCGTTTTGTCCAGGAACTAGGTTTTCGCAAAGTTCATATCGTTGGCCATTCCCTCGGTGGACAAATTGCTTTGCAAGCTGTAAAGCAAAAACCTGAGCTCTATCAGAAGCTATTTTTAATTGCAGCTTCAGCAGTAAGAAAGCGCCCACCGTGGTTAGCTAGGCTTTTTTGTTATTTTCCTTATGTAGACGAGGTCGCTTACCGTTTTTTCTTTCAGGACGAATTCGTGAATATTGGTATTTCAAAAGTTTTAGCAGGTGGTGTGGGCCTAGAACAGGAAATATTACGTCCATATATTGATATCTGTAAGCGAAAAGAGGTTGTGCAGGCAGTTTTAAAGCTTGGGAAAATGAGAGAAGATGACATGAGCAAACAAGATTTAAATGATATCTTTCAACCAGCATACTTACTATGGGGCAGAGAGGATCAAGTTGTAATCCTAGAGGAGGGGGAGTTTTTACATAAACATTTAAAAAACTCAACTTTAGCTATTATTGAACATTGTGGTCACCTTCCGATGGAAGAATATCCAACAACGGTGTTACACCATCTTTATTCATTTCTTTGCCCCAATTTCAATAATATACAAGAAAATAACTAA
- the sppA gene encoding signal peptide peptidase SppA, producing MSSKRWIALGLAFSLFFLSIGIRSLTSGLTSDWTGLFGAETEEIWVEKTIEKGNGNGKIAVLYVNGVIEEGSGAPSIFDSATYNHRHFMAMLRHASQDPQVDGIIIRVNSPGGGVVESAEIHDLILEVQEEYRKPVYISMASIAASGGYYIAAPADKIFANEATITGSLGVIMQTINISELAENHGVRMDTIKSGIYKDIMSPLREMTDSERAILQSIIDDSYEKFVEVIANGRNMDRNQVLKLADGRIYSGRQALEVGLVDDLGNLDHVIEVLRDDIGRGEIDVIRYEAPFSFPGFLTMTTQKLVLKQQDPLGLKQLLEYSNSPSLMYMYNME from the coding sequence ATGAGTAGTAAACGCTGGATTGCATTGGGGTTAGCCTTTTCACTTTTTTTTCTTTCAATTGGAATTCGTTCATTGACTTCAGGATTAACTAGCGATTGGACAGGTTTATTTGGTGCTGAAACGGAAGAAATTTGGGTTGAAAAAACAATTGAAAAGGGTAATGGTAATGGGAAGATTGCTGTTTTATATGTAAATGGAGTCATTGAAGAAGGTTCAGGAGCTCCTTCTATTTTTGATTCCGCTACCTATAATCACCGCCACTTTATGGCAATGTTACGTCATGCAAGTCAAGATCCGCAGGTTGATGGCATAATCATTCGTGTTAATTCACCAGGCGGAGGAGTAGTAGAGAGCGCTGAAATTCATGATCTAATTTTAGAAGTACAAGAAGAATACCGCAAACCAGTTTACATTTCTATGGCTAGTATAGCAGCTTCAGGTGGTTATTATATTGCAGCCCCTGCTGATAAAATTTTCGCAAATGAAGCTACAATTACAGGTTCATTAGGTGTTATTATGCAAACGATAAATATCAGTGAATTAGCAGAAAATCATGGAGTTCGCATGGATACAATCAAAAGTGGTATCTATAAAGACATTATGTCACCGTTACGAGAAATGACTGATAGTGAAAGAGCAATTCTTCAATCAATTATCGATGATTCTTACGAAAAATTTGTTGAAGTCATTGCAAATGGTCGTAATATGGATCGAAACCAAGTGCTTAAACTTGCTGATGGTAGAATTTATTCAGGTAGGCAAGCATTAGAAGTAGGTTTAGTAGATGACCTTGGAAATCTTGACCATGTTATTGAGGTTTTAAGAGATGATATTGGAAGAGGGGAGATAGATGTAATTAGATATGAAGCTCCGTTTAGTTTCCCAGGGTTTTTAACCATGACAACTCAAAAACTTGTTTTAAAACAACAAGACCCATTGGGTTTGAAACAACTTTTAGAATACTCTAATTCACCAAGCTTAATGTATATGTACAATATGGAATAG
- a CDS encoding argininosuccinate synthase, with protein MSKKKVVLAYSGGLDTSVAIKWLGDQGYDVIAVCLDVGEGKDLQFVKEKALTVGAIQSYTVDATKEYAEEFVLTALQSHAMYEGKYPLVSALSRPLISKKLVEIANQVGADAVAHGCTGKGNDQVRFEVSIQALNPNLEVLAPVREWGWSRDEEIEYAKTHNIPIPVNLDNPYSVDQNLWGRSCECGVLEDPWATPPEGAYELTVALEHTPNEPEYVEIGFQQGIPKTLNGKVFNLDSLILELNSIAGKHGVGRIDHVENRLVGIKSREVYECPGAMTLLKAHKELEDLTLTKEVAHYKPVIEKKITEMIYDGLWFSPLMPALQAFLKETQKTVTGTVRVKLFKGHAIVEGRKSEFSLYDEKLATYSTEDEFDHSAAVGFIKLWGLPTKVHSMVAKKGVNQL; from the coding sequence ATGAGTAAAAAGAAAGTTGTATTAGCATATTCTGGTGGTTTAGATACATCAGTGGCTATTAAATGGTTAGGAGATCAAGGTTATGATGTAATTGCTGTTTGTTTAGATGTCGGTGAAGGAAAAGACCTTCAGTTTGTAAAAGAAAAAGCATTAACAGTGGGGGCAATTCAATCTTATACTGTTGATGCTACAAAAGAGTATGCAGAGGAGTTCGTATTAACAGCCTTACAAAGTCATGCAATGTACGAAGGAAAATATCCGCTCGTATCTGCGCTTTCTCGCCCGCTTATTTCAAAGAAACTAGTAGAAATTGCTAACCAGGTTGGCGCTGACGCAGTCGCACATGGTTGTACGGGGAAAGGTAATGACCAAGTACGTTTTGAAGTTTCGATTCAAGCCTTAAATCCCAACCTTGAAGTGCTAGCACCTGTTCGTGAGTGGGGTTGGAGCCGTGATGAGGAAATTGAGTATGCAAAAACTCATAATATTCCAATACCGGTGAACTTAGATAACCCTTATTCTGTTGACCAAAATTTATGGGGAAGAAGCTGTGAATGTGGAGTTCTAGAAGATCCTTGGGCAACACCTCCTGAAGGAGCTTATGAACTAACGGTAGCTTTAGAGCATACTCCGAATGAGCCAGAGTACGTTGAAATTGGGTTTCAGCAGGGGATTCCTAAAACGTTAAACGGCAAAGTGTTTAATCTTGATTCCCTAATTTTAGAGCTTAACAGTATTGCGGGGAAGCATGGGGTTGGACGAATTGACCATGTTGAAAATAGATTGGTAGGTATTAAATCTCGTGAAGTTTATGAGTGTCCAGGAGCAATGACTCTTCTAAAAGCACATAAAGAATTAGAAGACTTGACGCTTACAAAAGAGGTTGCTCACTATAAACCAGTCATTGAAAAGAAAATTACTGAAATGATTTATGATGGTTTATGGTTCTCTCCATTGATGCCTGCTTTGCAAGCGTTTTTGAAGGAAACGCAAAAAACAGTAACAGGTACGGTACGTGTAAAGCTATTCAAAGGTCATGCTATTGTTGAAGGACGTAAGTCAGAGTTTTCATTATACGACGAAAAGCTTGCAACATACTCAACAGAAGATGAGTTTGACCACAGTGCAGCTGTTGGATTTATTAAGCTGTGGGGCTTGCCAACAAAAGTTCATAGCATGGTGGCAAAGAAGGGAGTAAATCAACTGTGA
- a CDS encoding acetate kinase, with protein sequence MAKIMAINAGSSSLKFQLLDMPTEAVVTKGIVERIGLEDSVFQIDVNGEKQKEVRDIPDHSQAVKILLDKLTGLGILQSLDEIEGIGHRVVHGGEKFNDSVLITDEVLNGIEEVSELAPLHNPANIVGIKSFMEVLPNVPAVAVFDTAFHQTMPEQSFLYSLPYEYYEDYGIRKYGFHGTSHKYVTERAAELLGRPVEQLRLISCHLGNGASIAAIEGGKSIDTSMGFTPLAGVTMGTRSGNIDPALIPFIMDKTDQTATEVLDVLNKKSGMLALSGFSSDLRDIEQQAEEGNERAELALEVFTSRIHKYIGSYAARMHGVDAVIFTAGIGENSDVIRARVLKGLEFMGIYWDPSLNQVRGKEAFLNYPHSPVKVMIIPTNEEVMIARDTVRLTK encoded by the coding sequence ATGGCAAAGATTATGGCGATTAACGCTGGTAGCTCGTCATTAAAGTTTCAACTTTTAGACATGCCAACGGAAGCTGTTGTTACAAAAGGTATCGTAGAGAGAATCGGCTTAGAAGATTCTGTTTTTCAAATAGATGTAAATGGTGAAAAGCAAAAAGAAGTTCGCGATATTCCAGATCATTCACAAGCCGTAAAAATTTTATTGGATAAGTTAACAGGGTTAGGGATCCTTCAATCTCTAGATGAAATTGAGGGAATTGGTCACCGTGTTGTTCACGGGGGAGAAAAATTTAATGACTCTGTACTTATTACAGATGAGGTTTTAAACGGTATTGAAGAAGTTTCGGAACTTGCTCCACTGCACAATCCAGCAAATATTGTTGGTATTAAGTCATTTATGGAAGTACTTCCAAATGTTCCTGCAGTTGCTGTATTTGATACGGCTTTCCATCAAACGATGCCAGAACAATCGTTCTTATATAGTCTTCCATACGAATATTATGAGGATTATGGTATTCGTAAATATGGTTTCCATGGTACATCTCATAAATATGTTACTGAACGAGCAGCTGAATTATTAGGGAGACCAGTTGAACAATTACGTTTAATCTCTTGTCACTTAGGAAATGGCGCATCAATTGCTGCAATTGAAGGTGGGAAATCAATTGATACGTCAATGGGCTTCACTCCACTAGCAGGGGTAACTATGGGTACTCGTTCTGGAAATATTGATCCAGCATTAATTCCGTTTATTATGGATAAAACAGATCAAACTGCTACGGAAGTACTTGATGTTTTAAATAAAAAGAGTGGTATGTTAGCTTTATCTGGATTCTCGAGTGACTTACGCGATATCGAGCAACAAGCTGAAGAAGGAAACGAAAGAGCGGAACTAGCACTAGAAGTATTCACTTCTCGAATTCATAAATATATTGGTTCATATGCAGCTCGTATGCATGGCGTTGATGCGGTTATCTTCACAGCTGGTATTGGTGAAAACAGTGATGTTATCCGTGCTCGTGTATTAAAAGGACTTGAATTCATGGGGATTTATTGGGATCCATCTTTAAATCAAGTACGTGGGAAAGAGGCATTTTTAAACTATCCTCATTCTCCAGTTAAAGTAATGATCATTCCAACGAACGAAGAGGTAATGATTGCTAGAGATACAGTTCGATTAACAAAATAA
- a CDS encoding 3'-5' exoribonuclease YhaM family protein produces the protein MKLITEAFEGDRLIGFFLIKDLQQKVATNGSEYFDFVLGDRSGTITAKLWDITEEQKGSFTVKKIVKVDGLVTLFRNQKQLQIQRIRLSLPEDDIDIQTLVQKSEIPREELWQELRMVIEEIQSPTLSKLVKTILLSKETRDALTTIPAGVKMHHSYYAGLLEHIVTLLHSATQLFPIYPQLNKDIVITTCLLHDIGKTKELSDPIAPEYTTEGELVGHIVLGIELINDAAREAGISSRDEELLLVKHCILSHHGDVDLGYGSAVSGKVPEAIFFHYLDQIDAKLNSMKQLFKGENEEWVYSPMLRRKIRNLNKG, from the coding sequence ATGAAATTAATTACAGAAGCATTTGAAGGAGATCGGCTCATAGGCTTTTTTCTCATTAAAGATTTACAGCAAAAGGTAGCTACAAACGGTAGTGAATATTTTGATTTTGTTCTTGGAGATCGTTCCGGAACAATTACAGCTAAACTGTGGGACATAACAGAAGAACAAAAAGGGTCATTTACAGTAAAAAAAATAGTGAAAGTCGATGGGTTAGTAACTTTATTTCGTAACCAAAAACAGTTGCAAATACAAAGAATTCGTTTATCGCTGCCAGAAGATGACATTGATATACAAACTCTTGTGCAAAAATCCGAAATTCCAAGAGAAGAACTTTGGCAGGAATTAAGAATGGTGATTGAAGAAATTCAATCGCCAACGTTAAGTAAGCTAGTCAAAACAATTTTGCTGTCAAAGGAAACTAGAGATGCACTAACCACAATACCCGCAGGAGTGAAGATGCATCATTCTTATTATGCAGGGTTATTGGAGCACATTGTCACACTTCTGCATAGCGCTACTCAGTTATTTCCAATATACCCACAACTAAATAAAGATATAGTCATTACTACTTGCCTCTTGCATGATATAGGCAAAACAAAGGAACTATCCGACCCTATTGCACCTGAATATACGACAGAAGGAGAATTGGTAGGGCATATAGTATTAGGGATTGAGTTAATTAACGATGCTGCAAGAGAAGCTGGGATTTCGTCTCGAGACGAAGAACTTCTCTTAGTAAAGCATTGTATTTTAAGCCATCACGGTGACGTAGATTTAGGTTATGGGAGTGCAGTTTCAGGGAAAGTTCCTGAGGCTATCTTTTTTCATTATCTAGATCAAATTGATGCAAAATTAAATTCGATGAAGCAGTTATTTAAGGGAGAAAACGAAGAATGGGTTTATTCTCCTATGTTAAGGAGAAAAATTCGAAATCTGAATAAAGGGTGA
- a CDS encoding DUF2953 domain-containing protein, giving the protein MHWIWWVVISILLFIILLPFAKITVNLTYYHEQDNDELKVKISTFFGLASYRINVPVLKIDEDSPSIIVKEEQHSAIGDKEKIEKFTPERIINDIRKVKDFLRHVIGFHKIVKRFLRKMSITKFSWKSIVGLGDAALTGTLVGGVWAVKGSTLGIIAHYMKLKVVPTIEVHPNFQKLTSHTELTCIISFRLGYAIIAGLQIIKHWKKRPMFTSDENLYEQNGISG; this is encoded by the coding sequence ATGCATTGGATTTGGTGGGTAGTAATTTCGATTTTGCTTTTTATCATTTTACTCCCTTTTGCAAAAATAACTGTAAATCTTACCTATTATCATGAACAAGATAATGATGAACTGAAGGTAAAAATATCTACTTTCTTCGGCTTAGCCTCCTATAGAATCAATGTTCCAGTGTTGAAAATTGATGAAGATTCACCTTCGATCATTGTAAAAGAAGAACAGCATTCTGCAATTGGTGATAAAGAAAAAATAGAAAAATTTACCCCAGAAAGAATTATTAATGATATTCGTAAAGTGAAAGATTTCCTAAGGCATGTTATTGGCTTTCATAAAATTGTTAAAAGGTTTCTCAGGAAAATGTCAATAACAAAATTTAGTTGGAAAAGCATCGTTGGATTAGGAGATGCAGCGTTAACGGGTACGTTGGTTGGTGGTGTTTGGGCAGTAAAAGGAAGTACTCTTGGAATTATAGCTCATTATATGAAACTAAAAGTTGTACCTACAATTGAGGTTCATCCAAATTTTCAAAAGTTAACTTCACACACCGAGCTAACATGTATTATTTCTTTTCGGCTAGGGTATGCTATAATCGCAGGTTTACAAATCATTAAACATTGGAAAAAGAGGCCAATGTTTACAAGTGATGAAAATCTCTACGAGCAGAACGGTATATCAGGTTAG
- a CDS encoding EcsC family protein → MVLTIREKAVLESIENWEQSYFVEVDQNSYYTLETNLNEAIENWRPDLQKKLLKTIDSIIFHTHAIAQNSRYDKETTAKVLDFGRVFNENINEVSDMRCLTIDQLRFITNQHLAKQRLVSLMQGGFAGLGGFFTVALDLPMMLIINLRSIQLTAMTYGYDLNKPFELMLALKVFHVATLPRTLQKEGWEHLLVELNHIEDEWLLFDDPNSQNTTVWLQQPIKQIGKGMVLFLLRKKLIQGVPLLGITVGASANYFLAKQVSEIAHYFYQKRFLLENK, encoded by the coding sequence ATGGTATTGACCATTCGAGAAAAAGCAGTTTTGGAATCGATTGAAAACTGGGAACAGTCCTACTTTGTAGAAGTAGATCAAAACAGCTATTACACACTTGAAACGAATTTAAATGAAGCGATTGAAAATTGGCGGCCAGATCTCCAAAAAAAGTTGTTAAAAACCATCGATAGCATCATTTTTCATACCCATGCGATTGCTCAAAACAGTAGGTATGATAAGGAGACGACAGCTAAAGTCTTAGACTTTGGTAGAGTGTTTAATGAAAATATAAACGAAGTTTCAGATATGAGGTGCTTAACAATTGATCAACTCCGTTTTATCACAAACCAACACTTGGCTAAACAAAGGCTCGTCTCCTTAATGCAAGGTGGGTTTGCTGGCTTAGGCGGTTTCTTTACAGTCGCATTAGACTTACCCATGATGTTAATCATCAATTTACGATCAATCCAATTAACTGCTATGACATATGGATATGATTTAAATAAACCATTTGAATTAATGTTAGCATTGAAAGTGTTTCACGTCGCTACCTTACCAAGGACATTGCAAAAAGAGGGATGGGAGCACTTATTAGTTGAGCTCAATCATATCGAAGATGAGTGGCTGTTATTTGATGACCCAAATAGTCAAAATACAACTGTTTGGCTTCAACAACCGATCAAGCAAATCGGTAAGGGAATGGTTTTATTTCTCCTCCGTAAAAAACTAATCCAGGGAGTCCCACTATTAGGGATAACGGTAGGTGCCTCTGCAAATTATTTTTTAGCAAAACAGGTTTCTGAAATCGCTCATTACTTTTATCAAAAACGCTTTTTGTTAGAGAATAAATAA
- a CDS encoding DUF4391 domain-containing protein, whose protein sequence is MYRFEYDQRLGIALPDLTKDWNCLDKATQEEILVQWEQIRGDIPDRVKELENQINAKQAALFNEENFKRSCEINTEISELASTINDLWLWFRSQGEITGKSHH, encoded by the coding sequence TTGTATCGTTTTGAATATGACCAGCGTCTAGGGATTGCTTTACCAGACTTAACGAAGGATTGGAATTGTCTTGATAAAGCAACACAAGAAGAAATATTAGTTCAGTGGGAACAAATAAGAGGAGATATTCCTGACCGAGTAAAAGAACTTGAGAACCAAATAAATGCAAAACAAGCAGCACTTTTTAATGAAGAGAACTTTAAAAGGTCTTGTGAAATTAATACCGAAATTTCCGAACTAGCTTCAACAATTAATGATTTGTGGCTTTGGTTTAGGTCCCAAGGTGAAATTACAGGGAAAAGCCACCACTAA
- the ytfJ gene encoding GerW family sporulation protein, translated as MSEHPIQGLMKTAMENIKEMVDVNTIVGDPVETPDGSVIIPVSKVGFGFAAGGSQFVIDKTTTGTDDKQHPFGGGSGGGVSITPIAFLIVSASGVKMVHLDENTHLYEKLMDFAPQVVEKIQQMMNGNGKQNQTPTTEVNISADKLDL; from the coding sequence ATGTCAGAACATCCAATTCAAGGCTTAATGAAAACGGCTATGGAAAACATCAAGGAAATGGTTGATGTAAACACAATCGTAGGAGATCCAGTTGAGACTCCGGATGGAAGTGTCATCATTCCAGTGTCAAAGGTTGGGTTTGGTTTCGCTGCTGGAGGTAGTCAGTTTGTAATTGATAAAACAACTACAGGCACCGATGACAAACAGCATCCGTTTGGCGGAGGTAGTGGTGGTGGTGTTTCAATCACACCAATTGCGTTCTTAATTGTTAGTGCTTCAGGTGTAAAGATGGTTCATTTAGATGAAAATACCCATCTTTATGAAAAATTAATGGATTTTGCACCACAGGTAGTTGAAAAAATTCAACAGATGATGAATGGTAATGGGAAGCAAAATCAAACTCCAACAACTGAAGTAAATATTTCAGCTGATAAATTAGATCTTTAA
- a CDS encoding RDD family protein: MDKFSSEDERKLKEHSISYRYAGFWMRFWAYLLDLVVVASINRILIAPFLVFANIQGIEIGFISLEMLIMSIVTFLYFLVLTKNWGQTIGKRVFGLKVISNTAQPLTWSAVLFREVIGRYILQAFTLTYILYIIVPFQKKKQGLHDMIGDTYVVHEEIIM, translated from the coding sequence ATGGATAAGTTTAGTTCAGAAGATGAAAGAAAGTTAAAAGAACATAGTATTTCATATCGATATGCAGGGTTCTGGATGAGATTTTGGGCATATTTATTGGACCTAGTAGTAGTAGCCAGTATCAACCGAATTTTAATTGCTCCATTTCTTGTCTTCGCAAATATTCAAGGGATAGAAATAGGCTTCATTTCTCTAGAGATGTTGATAATGTCGATAGTCACTTTTTTATACTTTCTAGTGTTAACAAAGAATTGGGGACAGACTATTGGAAAGCGAGTGTTTGGTTTAAAGGTTATTAGCAATACGGCACAACCATTAACTTGGTCAGCAGTGCTTTTCCGTGAAGTTATTGGAAGGTATATTTTACAGGCATTTACACTTACATATATTCTCTATATAATTGTGCCATTTCAGAAGAAAAAACAAGGATTGCACGACATGATTGGTGATACATACGTTGTTCATGAGGAAATCATTATGTAG